One genomic region from Ornithinimicrobium flavum encodes:
- a CDS encoding lysophospholipid acyltransferase family protein yields the protein MIYELLHPIVTPLATAIWRPEVVGRENVPPTGPVILASNHLSFADSVVIPLTSPRQVAFLAKSEYFTGKGLKGWISREWFEGVGSIPVDRDDTRAAQASLDLALAHLRSGGAFGIYPEGTRSRDGRLYRGRTGVAWLALEAGCPVVPVGLSGTQDIQPVGSRLPRRAKVRVEFGPAIPVAGRFDGVPSGRARRELTDEVMAAILGMTGQEWAGEYNQRPPETAA from the coding sequence ATGATTTACGAGCTGCTGCACCCGATCGTCACGCCGCTGGCGACCGCGATCTGGCGCCCGGAGGTCGTGGGTCGGGAGAACGTCCCGCCGACGGGCCCGGTCATCCTGGCCAGCAACCACCTGTCCTTCGCCGACAGCGTCGTCATCCCGCTGACCTCCCCCCGGCAGGTCGCCTTCCTCGCCAAGTCCGAGTACTTCACGGGCAAGGGCCTTAAGGGCTGGATCAGCCGGGAGTGGTTCGAGGGGGTCGGCTCGATCCCCGTCGACCGGGACGACACGCGGGCCGCCCAGGCCTCGCTCGACCTCGCCCTGGCACACCTGCGCAGCGGCGGAGCCTTCGGGATCTACCCGGAGGGCACCCGTTCCCGGGACGGGCGGCTCTACCGCGGCCGGACCGGCGTGGCCTGGCTCGCCCTGGAGGCCGGCTGCCCCGTCGTGCCCGTCGGCCTCAGCGGCACCCAGGACATCCAGCCGGTGGGCTCCCGGTTGCCCCGCCGCGCCAAGGTCCGGGTCGAGTTCGGCCCGGCGATCCCCGTGGCAGGGCGGTTCGACGGGGTGCCGTCCGGCCGCGCCCGCCGGGAGCTCACCGACGAGGTCATGGCCGCGATCCTGGGGATGACCGGCCAGGAGTGGGCGGGGGAGTACAACCAGCGCCCGCCGGAGACCGCCGCGTGA
- a CDS encoding HAD hydrolase-like protein, translated as MSRWPVVLFDFDGTLADTLALIVASYRHTLADLEPTVSEREIRSWIGRTLVDTLESRHPGRGEDLVARYRAHNLAHHDDLLEPVPGLDLLLSDLLAGGTAVGVVSSKVGDTVRRGMAVAGLPHVEVVVGLGETTEHKPHPAPLLEGARRLGLLPGEVSSQSCVYVGDAWVDVAAARAAGMASVAVTWGAGSREELADADHLVHDVERLRALLRPGP; from the coding sequence GTGAGCCGCTGGCCCGTCGTCCTCTTCGACTTCGACGGCACCCTCGCCGACACGCTGGCCCTCATCGTGGCCTCCTACCGCCACACGCTCGCCGACCTCGAGCCGACGGTGAGCGAGCGGGAGATCCGGTCCTGGATCGGGCGCACGCTCGTCGACACGCTCGAGTCGCGGCACCCGGGACGGGGGGAGGACCTCGTGGCCCGCTACCGCGCCCACAACCTGGCGCACCACGACGACCTCCTCGAGCCCGTCCCCGGGCTGGACCTCCTCCTGTCCGACCTGCTCGCGGGCGGCACGGCCGTCGGGGTGGTCAGCTCCAAGGTCGGCGACACGGTGCGCCGCGGCATGGCCGTCGCAGGCCTCCCCCACGTCGAGGTGGTCGTCGGGCTCGGGGAGACCACCGAGCACAAGCCGCACCCGGCACCGCTGCTGGAGGGAGCGCGGCGGCTCGGTCTGCTCCCGGGGGAGGTGAGCAGCCAGTCCTGCGTCTACGTCGGCGACGCGTGGGTCGACGTCGCGGCGGCCCGGGCGGCCGGGATGGCCAGCGTGGCGGTCACCTGGGGTGCCGGGTCGAGGGAGGAGCTCGCCGACGCCGACCACCTCGTCCACGACGTCGAGCGGCTGCGGGCCCTGCTGCGCCCCGGCCCCTGA
- the recR gene encoding recombination mediator RecR produces MYEGVVQDLIDELGRLPGVGPKGAQRIAFHLLTADPEDITRLADALVQIREKVRFCEVCGNVAEAERCRICLDPRRDPAVICVVEQSQDVAAIERTREFRGRYHVLGGAINPIGGVGPDDLRLRELVVRLADGQVSEVIIATDPDLEGEATATYLARLLRPYEGVAVSRLASGLPVGGDLEYADEVTLGRAFEGRRVLSTGTAG; encoded by the coding sequence GTGTACGAGGGCGTGGTCCAGGACCTGATCGACGAGCTCGGGCGGCTGCCCGGGGTCGGGCCGAAGGGTGCCCAGAGGATCGCCTTCCACCTGCTGACCGCGGACCCGGAGGACATCACCCGGCTGGCGGACGCCCTGGTCCAGATCCGCGAGAAGGTGCGCTTCTGCGAGGTGTGCGGCAACGTGGCCGAGGCCGAGCGCTGCCGCATCTGCCTGGACCCGCGCCGCGACCCCGCGGTCATCTGCGTCGTCGAGCAGAGCCAGGACGTGGCCGCGATCGAGCGGACCAGGGAGTTCCGCGGCCGCTACCACGTACTGGGCGGGGCCATCAACCCGATCGGCGGGGTGGGCCCGGACGACCTGCGGCTGCGCGAGCTGGTCGTCCGGCTCGCCGACGGGCAGGTGAGCGAGGTCATCATCGCGACCGACCCCGACCTGGAGGGTGAGGCCACGGCGACCTATCTCGCGCGCCTGCTGCGGCCCTACGAGGGCGTCGCGGTGAGTCGGCTCGCCTCCGGCCTTCCCGTCGGGGGCGACCTGGAGTATGCCGACGAGGTCACCCTGGGGCGCGCCTTCGAGGGACGCCGCGTGCTGTCCACCGGCACGGCCGGCTGA
- a CDS encoding DUF5063 domain-containing protein — MSEPIDDGWDDLAQEMHREVETYFASLEEVSSGGAAESALPLLLLSLGQLCASGARLGAMVDVVPEERFEPDVGPDPDLERVRDGLHQLLGGLDAYCDLEDPVLSGEVSEGSLSEDLVAVAADLSNGHRHYLTGRVTEALWWWQFSYLSSWGERAASALRVVLALLSHVRLDADDEQVMEAEMAALHAVT, encoded by the coding sequence ATGAGCGAGCCCATCGACGACGGCTGGGACGACCTTGCCCAGGAGATGCACCGCGAGGTGGAGACCTACTTCGCCAGCCTGGAGGAGGTGTCCTCCGGGGGCGCGGCCGAGTCGGCCCTTCCGCTCCTCCTGCTCTCCCTCGGCCAGCTCTGCGCGTCCGGGGCGCGGCTGGGGGCCATGGTCGACGTGGTCCCGGAGGAGCGTTTCGAGCCCGACGTCGGCCCCGACCCCGACCTGGAGCGGGTCCGCGACGGCCTGCACCAGCTGCTCGGGGGCCTGGACGCCTACTGCGACCTGGAGGACCCGGTGCTCTCGGGCGAGGTGTCGGAGGGCTCGCTGTCGGAGGACCTCGTCGCGGTCGCCGCCGACCTCAGCAACGGTCACAGGCACTACCTCACCGGCCGGGTGACCGAGGCGCTGTGGTGGTGGCAGTTCAGCTACCTGTCCTCGTGGGGGGAGCGCGCCGCGTCGGCGCTGCGGGTGGTCCTGGCCCTGCTCTCGCACGTCCGTCTCGACGCGGACGACGAGCAGGTCATGGAGGCCGAGATGGCCGCCCTGCACGCCGTGACCTGA
- a CDS encoding cation:proton antiporter has protein sequence MPEVVVVALVALLCVGGALFVLVSGVAMFKARDGLSRMNVLSAATGVGMPSIAVGAYVWTVHDHGFLWVDLVKLGVAVLGFIIMSSVASNSITRAAYRSGAPLDPATSPNDLAEPPSR, from the coding sequence ATGCCCGAGGTGGTCGTGGTCGCCCTCGTCGCCCTCCTCTGCGTCGGGGGAGCGCTCTTCGTGCTCGTCAGCGGCGTCGCGATGTTCAAGGCGCGCGACGGCCTGTCGCGGATGAACGTCCTCTCCGCCGCCACCGGTGTGGGGATGCCGTCGATCGCGGTGGGCGCCTACGTGTGGACCGTCCACGACCACGGCTTCCTGTGGGTGGACCTGGTCAAGCTGGGCGTCGCCGTCCTGGGCTTCATCATCATGAGCTCGGTCGCCTCGAACTCGATCACGCGCGCGGCCTACCGGTCCGGTGCGCCGCTGGACCCGGCGACCAGCCCCAACGACCTCGCCGAGCCCCCGTCGCGCTGA
- a CDS encoding transporter, whose protein sequence is MITWVVVTTIVILAATAVLGVVRVLTARDDASVAAVSDLVYFCGIGTVTLGAMLAGSSITMDVLSIGALLGILATVALARILTRGRR, encoded by the coding sequence ATGATCACCTGGGTCGTCGTGACCACCATCGTCATCCTGGCCGCCACGGCGGTGCTGGGGGTGGTGAGGGTGCTCACGGCTCGGGACGACGCCAGCGTCGCCGCGGTGAGCGACCTCGTCTACTTCTGCGGCATCGGGACGGTCACCCTGGGTGCCATGCTCGCCGGGTCCTCCATCACCATGGACGTCCTGTCGATCGGTGCGCTGCTCGGCATCCTGGCGACGGTCGCGCTCGCGCGGATCCTCACGAGGGGGCGCCGCTGA
- a CDS encoding Na+/H+ antiporter subunit E, with product MINPLRALRYSGWLGAEIVKGALTVARDAFTPGTAISPAIIELPLRCVTDLEVSLMASSITITPGTVTLGIAAARGETPPTLFVHAIYGQDPEEVRAGLLDMEQHLLAMTRGKDAPGPDDPPRPTAAPPAGGSPAAARHTSDRAQEAT from the coding sequence ATGATCAACCCCCTGCGCGCGCTGCGCTACTCCGGCTGGCTGGGTGCGGAGATCGTCAAGGGTGCCCTGACCGTCGCGCGTGACGCGTTCACGCCCGGGACCGCGATCTCCCCCGCGATCATCGAGCTCCCGCTGCGCTGCGTCACCGACCTGGAGGTCAGCCTCATGGCGTCCTCGATCACCATCACCCCCGGCACCGTCACCCTCGGGATCGCGGCCGCGAGGGGTGAGACACCACCCACCTTGTTCGTCCACGCCATCTACGGGCAGGACCCCGAGGAGGTGCGGGCCGGTCTGCTCGACATGGAGCAGCACCTGCTCGCCATGACCCGGGGCAAGGACGCCCCGGGGCCGGACGACCCGCCCCGGCCCACCGCCGCACCTCCGGCCGGCGGCTCACCGGCCGCGGCACGGCATACCTCCGACCGGGCGCAGGAGGCCACATGA
- a CDS encoding monovalent cation/H+ antiporter subunit D family protein, whose translation MTFPAAALPLLMGGPLLLAGLLVVVRQALLERILLLAVPLVSLASGILLLLQHRSEPVLAHQVGGYVPGVAIPFVSDTLAALMITVTATAALACVSFLTATGEDRYRFVPPLILMMLGGVNGAFLTGDLFNFFVMVEVMVLPSYALIAVTGTWRRLGIGRTFVVVNLLTSGLLVLGVGLVYGTTGTVNIAELAGAAADRPMVAVATAVVLLAMAIKAAVVPVHGWLPQTYPATSAGIMALFSALHTKVALYAIYRVYSTVFEGAAPWALVLTLLVALSIVVGAYSTFGEHIMRRALAWQMVAGVGHILVGVVLFTEVALAAGLFYMLHHIVTMASLLLLSGAIEQTYGSGRYERLSGLMHRDGWVAIWYAFVLLSLVGIPPSAGFFGKLGLITSSASAGTWEGWLMLTLVLVAAVASLIAMQRLWAGVFWGPPMETYRPDSPRTGRGRSVPLPDDVRVTRTLMAPGAVLAALQLAMFLGAGLLLPLVRRAAEGLVDTAPYVEAVLG comes from the coding sequence GTGACGTTCCCCGCCGCCGCCCTGCCGCTGCTGATGGGGGGCCCGCTCCTGCTGGCCGGGCTCCTGGTGGTCGTGCGCCAGGCCCTGCTCGAGCGGATCCTGCTGCTGGCCGTGCCCCTCGTCTCCCTGGCGAGCGGCATCCTGCTGCTCCTGCAGCACCGCTCCGAACCCGTCCTGGCCCACCAGGTCGGCGGTTACGTCCCGGGCGTGGCCATCCCCTTCGTCTCGGACACCCTGGCCGCGCTGATGATCACGGTCACCGCGACCGCCGCGCTCGCCTGCGTGAGCTTCCTGACGGCGACCGGCGAGGACCGGTACCGCTTCGTGCCGCCTCTCATCCTCATGATGCTGGGAGGCGTGAACGGCGCCTTCCTCACCGGCGACCTCTTCAACTTCTTCGTCATGGTCGAGGTCATGGTGCTGCCGTCCTACGCCCTCATCGCGGTGACCGGCACGTGGCGCCGGCTCGGGATCGGGCGCACCTTCGTCGTCGTCAACCTGCTGACCTCCGGCCTGCTGGTCCTGGGCGTGGGCCTGGTCTACGGGACCACCGGCACCGTGAACATCGCCGAGCTGGCGGGCGCTGCCGCGGATCGGCCCATGGTCGCCGTCGCCACAGCGGTGGTCCTGCTGGCGATGGCGATCAAGGCCGCGGTGGTCCCGGTGCACGGATGGCTCCCTCAGACCTACCCCGCCACCTCCGCAGGCATCATGGCGCTCTTCTCCGCTCTGCACACCAAGGTCGCGCTCTACGCGATCTACCGGGTCTACTCCACCGTGTTCGAGGGCGCGGCCCCGTGGGCCCTGGTGCTGACCCTGCTCGTCGCGCTCTCCATCGTGGTGGGGGCCTATTCCACCTTCGGCGAGCACATCATGCGCCGGGCCCTGGCCTGGCAGATGGTCGCCGGGGTCGGCCACATCCTCGTGGGTGTCGTCCTCTTCACGGAGGTGGCCCTCGCGGCCGGGCTGTTCTACATGCTCCACCACATCGTGACGATGGCCTCGCTGCTGCTCCTGTCCGGCGCGATCGAGCAGACCTACGGCAGCGGGCGCTACGAGCGGCTCTCCGGCCTCATGCACCGGGACGGCTGGGTGGCCATCTGGTACGCCTTCGTCCTGCTGTCCCTGGTCGGCATCCCGCCCTCCGCCGGCTTCTTCGGCAAGCTCGGCCTCATCACCTCCTCCGCCTCCGCCGGGACCTGGGAGGGGTGGCTGATGCTGACCCTCGTGCTGGTCGCGGCCGTCGCCAGCCTGATCGCGATGCAGCGCCTGTGGGCAGGCGTGTTCTGGGGCCCCCCCATGGAGACCTACCGTCCGGACAGCCCCCGGACCGGCCGGGGCCGCAGCGTGCCCCTGCCGGACGACGTCCGGGTCACCCGCACCCTGATGGCACCCGGTGCTGTCCTGGCCGCGCTGCAGCTGGCGATGTTCCTCGGTGCGGGCCTGCTCCTGCCGCTGGTGCGGCGGGCGGCCGAGGGTCTCGTCGACACGGCCCCCTACGTCGAGGCGGTGCTGGGATGA
- a CDS encoding cation:proton antiporter subunit C — protein MIIPLTVAALVAGGVYLMLQRGMVRIIFGLTLFAHAANLAILSAGVTSWRGEPLPDVADPALSTDPLPHAFVLTAIVIAFASTVLMLALAAIGHDDDTKRMPRTGEVRDR, from the coding sequence ATGATCATCCCCCTCACCGTCGCCGCCCTGGTCGCGGGCGGGGTCTACCTCATGCTCCAACGAGGGATGGTCCGCATCATCTTCGGGCTGACGCTCTTCGCCCACGCGGCCAACCTGGCCATCCTCTCGGCGGGGGTCACCTCCTGGCGCGGGGAGCCGCTGCCGGACGTGGCGGACCCCGCCCTGTCCACGGACCCCCTGCCGCACGCCTTCGTCCTCACCGCCATCGTCATCGCCTTCGCCTCCACCGTCCTCATGCTCGCGCTCGCCGCCATCGGCCACGACGACGACACCAAGCGGATGCCCCGCACCGGGGAGGTGCGGGACCGGTGA
- the mbhE gene encoding hydrogen gas-evolving membrane-bound hydrogenase subunit E: MAGVPPMLGFVSKEGVLAALLESPGGPLAGWSGFVFAALAAVLTFAYSAKLIWGGFLDGQGQERWPEDRPLHTTPWAMGVFAALPILAGLPLALWVGVLETPVTRVVEASLPVESVDLYLELWHGVNAELVASLLIFAVGALVIARRRTLFPAAERLTASWDGADVIAALIAPVARFGQTLALLVRADNPTRHLVPILVAASVVLGGGSLVLLTRGMLPERHPGATAGVDLVVLAIMLVSVYVLCRSQSRLAATVALSAIGVAMTIQIFGLGGPDVGLTQLLVEALSILMIMLVLQKLPLRFGRAPRMGQRGALALSLVAGVSAGLGVWALTGRRGRSEIADYYLANGPEITGGDNVVNTILVEFRALDTFGELAVLGMAGVAVVAVLSTVRDRYLDPPPEVDRNYVAPPPVPLRERGTTAYRALEEAWGNAVPMQLLVQATAPLLVIISAIVFWRGHNSPGGGFIAALIGSSVVALMYLSAATDRQIGPARAPMFLIGGGVVVAALTGVLGLVLAGSFLEPIAGYVLGIKLTTSLIFDVGVYAAVLGLVMAAFNLLGAGSGVERTRERADESSYGELPGPLESSRGESPSQLAARSRTKVGARTTWLADGVPPPAARPAADNAGEQAERTDAPVKEER, encoded by the coding sequence ATGGCGGGCGTGCCGCCGATGCTCGGCTTCGTCTCCAAGGAGGGGGTCCTGGCCGCCCTCCTGGAGTCACCGGGAGGGCCGCTGGCCGGCTGGTCGGGCTTCGTCTTCGCCGCCCTCGCGGCGGTGCTGACCTTCGCCTACTCCGCCAAGCTGATCTGGGGCGGCTTCCTCGACGGTCAGGGGCAGGAGCGGTGGCCCGAGGACCGACCGCTGCACACCACACCGTGGGCCATGGGGGTCTTCGCCGCCCTGCCGATCCTGGCCGGCCTCCCCCTCGCGCTCTGGGTCGGCGTCCTGGAGACCCCCGTCACCCGGGTGGTCGAGGCATCCCTGCCCGTCGAGAGCGTCGACCTCTACCTGGAGCTCTGGCACGGGGTCAACGCCGAGCTCGTCGCCTCGCTGCTGATCTTCGCGGTCGGTGCGCTCGTCATCGCCCGACGGCGCACGCTGTTCCCGGCGGCCGAACGCCTCACCGCGAGCTGGGACGGGGCCGACGTCATCGCCGCCCTCATCGCCCCGGTCGCCCGCTTCGGGCAGACGCTGGCCCTCCTCGTCCGCGCCGACAACCCGACGCGGCATCTGGTCCCCATCCTGGTCGCCGCCTCCGTGGTCCTCGGCGGGGGGAGCCTGGTGCTCCTGACGCGTGGGATGCTGCCGGAGCGGCACCCTGGTGCCACGGCGGGGGTCGACCTCGTCGTCCTGGCGATCATGCTCGTGAGCGTCTACGTCCTGTGCCGCTCGCAGTCCCGGCTCGCCGCCACCGTGGCCCTGTCCGCCATCGGCGTCGCGATGACCATCCAGATCTTCGGCCTGGGTGGCCCCGACGTGGGTCTCACCCAGCTGCTCGTCGAGGCCCTGAGCATCCTCATGATCATGCTCGTGCTGCAGAAGCTGCCGCTCCGCTTCGGTCGGGCCCCACGGATGGGTCAGCGCGGCGCCCTCGCCCTGTCGCTGGTCGCGGGCGTGTCGGCCGGCCTGGGCGTGTGGGCCCTCACCGGTCGACGTGGGCGCAGCGAGATCGCCGACTACTACCTGGCGAACGGTCCGGAGATCACCGGCGGGGACAACGTGGTCAACACGATCCTGGTCGAGTTCCGCGCGCTGGACACCTTCGGCGAGCTGGCCGTGCTCGGGATGGCGGGCGTGGCCGTGGTGGCCGTGCTGTCCACCGTCAGGGACCGCTACCTCGACCCGCCCCCCGAGGTCGACCGCAACTACGTCGCCCCTCCCCCGGTCCCCCTCCGTGAGCGGGGCACGACCGCATACCGCGCGCTCGAGGAGGCCTGGGGCAACGCCGTGCCGATGCAGCTGCTCGTCCAGGCCACGGCTCCGCTGCTCGTCATCATCTCGGCGATCGTCTTCTGGCGCGGTCACAACTCCCCCGGTGGCGGGTTCATCGCGGCCCTGATCGGCTCGTCCGTCGTGGCCCTCATGTACCTGTCGGCCGCGACCGACCGGCAGATCGGGCCGGCCCGGGCACCCATGTTCCTCATCGGTGGCGGGGTGGTCGTCGCCGCGCTCACCGGGGTCCTCGGGCTGGTGCTCGCCGGGTCCTTCCTGGAGCCGATCGCGGGCTACGTCCTGGGGATCAAGCTGACCACCTCGTTGATCTTCGACGTCGGTGTCTACGCAGCAGTCCTGGGTCTGGTCATGGCCGCCTTCAACCTGCTGGGTGCCGGTTCCGGCGTGGAGCGGACCCGGGAGCGGGCCGACGAGTCGTCCTACGGCGAGCTGCCCGGCCCGCTGGAGTCCTCCCGCGGGGAGTCGCCGTCGCAGCTCGCGGCACGCTCCCGGACGAAGGTGGGGGCCCGGACCACCTGGCTCGCCGACGGCGTGCCCCCACCCGCCGCGAGGCCCGCGGCGGACAACGCCGGCGAGCAGGCCGAGCGGACGGACGCACCCGTGAAGGAGGAGCGATGA